The following nucleotide sequence is from Leopardus geoffroyi isolate Oge1 chromosome A1, O.geoffroyi_Oge1_pat1.0, whole genome shotgun sequence.
AAATTTATGTGACTTCTTTCAGAACTCTTAGTTCCCCAAGCATCTCTGGTTTTTTCTATATCCtttccctggggggtggggggggtggaatcTAGACTTCCACCTGGGACTTGGACAGTGTCTCTGCTGCTAACGGGTACCCAGACATAGACAGTCAAAGGGCAGAACACTGGCCCAAGACCTGGCAATGTGACATCAGTGAGTAATACATTTCTTAGGTCAAAAGCACCCTGGTATTATTAGTGCCACTATGTGCTGGTAGCAACCTGCATATACTGCTCGAAAGTGATGGTGCCCAACTGCTCTTCATCCACAGCCTTGAACCTCTGCAGGGTCTCAAGGAGCTCTTCCTCCAGGGGGATGGGCCAAGGCATCGAGATTACTAATAGGAATTTCCGCCAGTCCACAAACGCTGAGTTAATTATTAATAAAGATGCTAACTCCTgcaactagaagaaaacaggaaatgccATTGGAATATTTGTATGATTCTCTCTTGAAGCTCTAttgcttcctgtttctttgtaagGCATTCAGATGAAGCAAAGAGGAGTTTATATTGGTGAATAGAGCCAGTTCTCAGGCTTGTTCCCCAACTCACACCAGACAGTACCTAGACAGTGTTTCATTTTTTGCTTCCttgacatttgggttttttgcttACTGTTACACAACGAATTTACACGTGTGACTTGACTCCAGCGATAGTACCTTTTTGACAGTGGAAGAATAAAGATTATAGAAGTGGCTGGGAAAGGGCCCTACAGCCAGTAGGGAGATACTAtagccattttgttttctgatacaTCCTTAAGGAACAGGGCAAGAACTGCCAGAATCATCTACTGTTACTGGTTAGGATCATTCCTTCCTGAAGTAACAGATACAAATTCACAGGCTGAGACTTATAGTCTCCATAATGTTTCATTGACTATTAACATCgtcattcattctttaaatgcTAAGCACGCACACGGTACATCTTACATTCaagttcatttatatattcattcaagtTTTATCGATTGCCTACTAAATTTCAGACACTGTACAAGTACTGgtgatttttactgttttttattcttattattttattttatatttatttacttatttattttttgagacagagagagacagagcatgagcaggggaggggaagagagagagggagacacagaatctgaagcaggctccaggctctgagctgtcagcgtagagcccgacgcagggctcaaactcacaaactgcgatcatgacctgagctgaagtcggatgcttaactgactgagccacccaggcgccctcgtaCTGGTGATTTTTAAACTATTGACTTAATCAAATAAGAAGAATTCTGAGTTTTGAAAcccaaacaaaatggaaacttaCTTCAGTTTGAGTGAGGTGCATCCAAATACTAGGAAAGTTGTTTGTTCCAAGGTTCAGGGTTACCAAATCCAGCAGAATGTCAGTAAATGATTTATGTCCTATTATGCCtacaatacaatgaaaaatattttttcaattagaTTGTGTGACagggattttgtttcttttgctaaaaTAGTACCCAAATGGGTATTTGTACaatcattttattcatattatttaaaactgtaaactttagagaaacagaagacattttaaaatgaaaattataatcaATTTCCTGATAAGCTCTCATTACTGTTTCTCAGCGAagtcaaaatgtctttttttggcTAGGTAATAAATCATTTCAGATTGGGCAAAATACTGAGATTTTATACTTTAATTTGGAAACTTCCTTCGACTTTGTGCTCAGAATAGGTcgaattacaaaagaaaaacaactctaGGTTTTCCTACATACAGTAGAGCACAAGAGCAAAATATTTTGGTGAGTATGGGATAAAGTTGTCTCAAATACATGCaaatcatagatttttttaatgttattttttattttttaaaatttgcatccaaattagttagaatAGATTTGTTTTTTGTCAACTCAGGGACACTTGAGTTGTTAAACTACTGGATTGGAACTTATAATTTAATCATCTGGTTGGTTcactattccaaaatatttcataaaagatCACCACACTTTAAATGCTTTGCTCTTATACACTAATCCATTTTATTCTGTCCAAAAGAGAAGTCTGTTTTGCCTGCCACTAATTTCAAATCACATGCacatgcattaaaaaagaaatagagatttgaggcttctgggaagatggccgCGTAGGAGGACGCTAagctcaccgcgtcctgcggatcacttagattccacccacacctgcctaaataacccagaaaatcgccagaagactagcagaatggattctccagagccaagcgcagacgagaggcccatggaaaagggtaggaagggtggagaggcggtgcacactacacggactggcaggagggagccggggtggaggggcagcccactgtccaagcagagccccggagtctggcttgcaaaagcggaggggctggacggagtgtgttcagacagtgagcgggacttaacatctggaaggttataagttaacagctctgctcggagagtgggaggACTGGAGGACAactggagggagagttgttgagccatGGACAACAGAAcgcagcttggtggggaacaaaggcgctcaccagtgccatctcccttgcccatcccccagccaaaattgcAAAGGGAACCGGtttctgccagggaacttgcttgcactgcgcaaacacccaatgctgtgttTCTGTGGAACCATCCCTCCGGTGGCATGTCTGACTCCCGCCTGGTGCCGCAGGGACCCTCCTGAAGctgatctccgaaggaaaagtgagctgagcctacccctcctgcccttgtgcaccctgctgatccaccccagctaatacgccagatccccagcaccacaagcctggcaatgtgcaagtagcccggATGGGCCATGCCAttccacagtgaatcctgcccctaggagaggggaagagaaggtacacaccagtctgactgttgccccagcggtgggctgggggcagacatcaggtaagactgtggccccacccaccaacgcaagttattcaagacagcacaggggaagtgccccgcagtcccgcaccactccagggactatccaaaatgacaaaacggaataattcctctcaaaaaaacatccaggaaataacgacagctaatgaactgatcaaaaacgatttaaacaatataacagaaagtgaatttagaataatagtcataaaattaatcgctgggcttgaaaacagtataaaggacagcagagagtctcttgctacagagatcaagggactaaggaacagccaggaggagctaaaaaatgctattaacgagctgcaaaataaaatggagatgaccacagctcggattgaagaggcagaggagagaataggtgaactagaagataaagttatggaaaaagaagaagctgagaaaaagagagataaaaaaatctaggagtatgaggggaaaattagagaactaagtgatgcactaaagagaaataatctatgcataattggtattccagaggaggaagagagagggaaaggtgccgaaggtgtacttgaagaaataatagctgagaacttcccggatctggggaaggaaaaaggcattgaaatccaagaggcacagagaactcccttcagacgtaacttgaatcgatcttctgcatgatgtatcatagtgaaactggcaaaatacaaggataaagagaaaattctgaaagcagctagggataaacgtgctctaacatataaagggagacctataagacttgtgaccgatctctctactgaaacttggcaggccagaaaggaatggcaggaaatcttcaatgggatgaacagacaaaaaatatgcagccgagaatcctttacccagcaagtctgtcatttagaatagaaggagagataaaggtcttccaaaacaaacaaaaactgaaggaattcatcaccactaaaccagccctacaagagatcctaagggggatcctgtgagacaaagtaccagagacatcactacaagcatgaaacctacagacatcacaatgactctaaacccatatctttctataataacactgaatgtaagtggaataaatacgccaaccaaaagacatagggtatcagaatggataaaaaaacaagacccatctatttgctgtctacaagagactcattttagacctgaggacaccttcagattgagagtgaggatatggagaactatttatcatgctactggaagtcaaagtaagctggagtagccacacttatatcagacaaactagactttaaattaaaggctctaacaagagatgaagaagggcattatataataattacagggtctatccatcaagaagaactaacaattataaatgtctatgcgctgaatacgggagcccccaaatatacaaaacaattactcacaaacataagcaaccttattgataagaatgtggtaattgcaggggactttaacaccccactcacagcaatggatagatcatctagacacacaatcaataaagaaacaaggaccctgaatgatacattggatcagatggacttgacagatatatttagaactctgcatcccaaagcaacagaatatactttcttctcgagtgcacatggaacattctccaagatagatcacatactgggtcacaaaacagcccttcataagtttacaagaattgaaatcataccatgcatactttcagaccacaatgctatgaagcttgaaatcaaccacaggaaaaagtctggaaaacctccgaaagcatggaggttaaagaacaccccactaaagaatgaatgggtcaaccaggcaattagagaagaaattaaaaaatatatggaaacaaacgaaaatgaaaatacaacaatccaaatgcttcgggacgcagcgaaggcagtcctgagaggaaaatacattgcaatccaggcctatctcaagaaacaagaaaaatcccaaatacaaaatctaacagcacacctaaaggaaatagaagcagagcagcaaagacaccccaaatccagcagaagaagagaaataataaagatcagagcagaaataaacaatatagaatctaaaaaaactgtagagcagatcaacgaaaccaagagttggtttgttgaaaaaataaacaaaattgataaacctctagccatgcttctcaaaaagaaaagggagatgacccaaatagataaaatcatgaacgaaaatggaattattacaaccgatccctcagaaataaaagcaattatcagggaatactatgaaaaattatatgccaacaaactggacaacctggaagaaatggacaaattcctaaacacccacacactttcaaaactcaaacaggaggaaatagaaagcttgaacagacccaaaactagcaaagaaattgaatcggttatcaaaaatatcccaacaaataagagtccagaaccagatggcttccctggggaattctaccagacatttaaagcagagataatacctatccttctcaagctattccaagaaatagaaagggaaagaaaacttccagactcattctatgaagccagtagtactttgattcctaaaccagacagagacccagtaaaaaaagagaactacaggccaatatccctgatgaatatggatgcaaaaattctcaataagatactagcaaatcgaattcaacagcatataaaaagaattattcaccatgatcaagtgggattcattcctgggatgcagggctggttcaacattcgcaaatcaatcaacgtgacacatcacattaataaaagaaaagataagatccatacgatcctgtcaatcaatgcagaaaaagcatttgacaaaattcaacatcctttcttaataaaaaccctcaagaaaatcggggtagaaggaacatacttaaacatcataaaagccatttatgaaaaacccacagctaatctaatcctcaatggggaaaaactgagagctttttccctgagatcaggaacatgacagggatgtccactctcaccgctgttgtttaacatagtgttggaagtgctagcatcagcaattagacaacaaaaggaaatcaagggatcaaaattggcaaagatgaaatcaagctttcactttttgcagatgacatgatattatatatggaaagtCCAATAGACTCCAGCAAaagtctgctggaactgatacatgaattcagcaaagtttcaggatacaaaatcaatgtacagaaatcagttgcattcttatacactaacaatgaagcaacagaaagacaaataaagaaactgatcccattcacaattgcaccaagaagcataaaatacctaggaataaatctaaccaaagatgtacaagatctgtatgctgaaaactatagaaagcttatgaaggaaaccgaagaagatataaagaaatggaaaaacattccgtgctcatgggttggaagaataaatattgttaaaatgtcaatactacccaaagctatctacacattcaatgcaatcccaatcaaaactgcaccagcattcttctcgaagctagaacaagccatcctaaaattcatatggaaccacaaaaggccccgaatagtcaaagtaattttgaagaagaccaaagcaggaggcatcacaatcccaaatttagcctctactacaaagctgtaatcatcaagacagcatggtattggcataaaaacagacacatagaccaatggaatagaatagaaaccccagaactagacccacaaatgtatggccaactcatctttgacaaagcaggaaagaacatccaatggaaaaaagacagtctttttaacaaatggtgctgggagaactggacagcaacatgcagaaggttgaaactagaccactttcttacaccattcacaaaaattaactcaaaatggataaaggacctgaatgtgagacaggaaaccatcaaaaccctagaggagaaagcaggaaaagacctctctgaccttagccgtagcaatttcttacttgacacatccccaaaggcaagggaattaaaagcaaaaatgaactattgggaccttatcatgataaaaagcttctgcacagcaaaggaaacaatcaacataactaaaaggcaaccgacagaatgggaagatatttgtaaatgacatatcagacaaagggctagtatccaaaatctataaagagctcacgaaactccacacccaaacaacaaataatccagtgaagaaatgggcagaaaacatgaatagacacttctctaaagaagacatctggatggccaataggcacatgaaaagatgatcaacatcgctcctcatcagggaaatacaaatcaaaaccacacacagatatcacctcacgccagtcagagtggccaaaatgaacaaatcaggagactacagatgcaggagaggatgtggagaaacaggaaccctcttgcactgctggtgggaatgcaaactggtgcagccactctgaaaaacagtgtggaggttcctcaaaaaattaaaaatagatctaccctatgacccagcaatagcactgctaggagtttacccaagggatacaggagtactgatgcatgggggcacttgtaccccaatgtttatagcagcactctcaacaatagccaaattatggaaagagcttaaatgtccatcaactgatgaatggataaggaaattgtggtttatatacacaatggaatactacgtggcaaggagaaagaatgaaatctggccctttgtatcaacgtggatggaactggagagtgtgatgctaagtgaaataagccatacagagaaagacagataccatatgttttcactcttatgtggatcctgagaaacttaacagaaacccatgggggaggggaaggaaaaaaaagaaaaaaaagaggttagagtgggagacagccaaagcataagggactcttaaaaactgagaacaaactgagggttaatgggggtgggagggaggggagtgtaggtaatgggcattgaagagggcatcttttgggatgagaactgggtgttgtatggaaactaatttgacaataaatttcatataataaaaaaaagaaatagaaaaacaaaataaataaatctgctttaaaaatatctgtctaaCCCCTCTGACAGAAGTACCTTCTAGAGTCAGGAAAGGCTCCTACATGTATTTGGATATTTCAGGTCCAGAGTAATAGCTATCCTTCcttgtttagaaataaaaagagtaGAACATAGATGTAgcatttcacatttttgtttttgcacctgaatttttagtatttataaaaGTCCAATGTGAactttatcatttcttctagcctttaagaaaatgcattaatccttttaaaatatcagtggCTCAGACCAAATACATAATTTTGAGATTTGGAAGTTAGTTTTCTGGGTGGCAAGAGCAGACTTTTTCTTTGATATGACTGGACATCTGATAGGTTGTTCAGAAATAAATTCTCTATCCTTTTTGATCAAACCTGAGTATCCAGTTTTATAGAGATGAGAAATTTTTCCCAGGTAGTAGAATTTTCAGTAAAATGAGctttattttcagtaaaaaacACATTGGTTTTTAGATAAGTTAAAAATGAATCATTcatgaggtgcctggatggctcagtccattaagcatccaactcttgatttcagctcaggtcattatcttgtggttgcgggactgagccccatgtctggctgtgtgctgggtttggagcctgcttgggattctctcttcctctccctctgccccttctctgctcacacgtgcatgcacacacacacactctttctcacaaaataaacaataaacatttttttaaaaaggaaagaaatcattcaTGTTCCTCAATATGAAACtgtaaataaaatctattttatgaaACCATGAAGAGTctctaagtatttaaaaattctggTAGATATGCAATATATTTCCACTGTCTTTAATAGCTATGGTGCAAGTAAAGTGTTGTAAGATAATAGTTCCAGCTTACATAGGAATTGATCTGGTGATCGTAGTGCGAAAGGcgaaactattttaatatttgacCTTGTCCATTACATATGCCCCAAGGCATACGGCAATATGATCTTCACATAAAATGGGATAACACAAACATAAACTTAGAAATTTTATtcatggggggtgcctggatagatcattcggttaagcatctgactcttgatttcagctcagattttgGGCCCAAAGTTGAGCTCCAtactcacagctcggagcctgcttaggattctctctcccctctctttgcctctcccctgcttacacgcatgctctctctctctctttcaaaataaattaaaaaaaaaagaaattgtgttcactgatttaaaaaatacccttTTTCAATTTGGCTGTAAGTTAGTTATCTAAAGCAACTGTCATTTAGAATTATGCAGGAAAGATGTTAATTGTATGCCAGGCCTAAAGGAATTCAGATCATAATCATCGCCTAGACACCCTTTGTAATAACTCTgcaaaatatgacatcaaaatgACACCATTGCTTAGAAGGATCTCCTCCATCCATAGAACGTGAACAAATGTGTGGATGTAGAAGTGATCTTAGAAAGGTACAGGAAAACCAATCTTTGGATTTTGGCTTTGTTTGTCTGGTAAGATGCCAAATGCCTTTTACATTTGATGTGAAGACTGGTTACTGTGttacttttaaatttcagattaaaaagaatttgtttttgctCTGATGAATGACGAAGTCCACATTTGTCATATTACTAATCACTTTCATAATGGCTTTCCGAGTTTGATGAACAAGAGGAATTAGGTCTTGTGTCACCAGTTGAAGATGGTGTTCTTGTATTCCATAAGTGGATAGCTTTCCTAGGGTCAAAGTGATTAATGTCTGGAGAGTTCAACTGAATTATCAAGAGATCCGTCATACTTTCAGCCTTGATTGTGGCACGCATTTGTGATTTGGCACGTTTCATCTGACTAAAGCCACGTTCTGCTTCTGCAGAACTTGCAGGGAGCGTCAGTACTAGGTCCACTAATGTCAGGATATTTGGATATTTGTGCAAGTAAACAGAATTCACAAAATCCCAGGTCAATTTGCAGATGTTCTGAAATCTAGGGGGAAGAATGAAAAGTGTAAAAAATTGAGACTCTCAagtttcattcaaatatttataaaataccaaCTATGCTTACCTAGCATAAATCTCTAATTTCAACATGCTCCATTCAGTGTCCACTTGATCGATTTCCACATTGGCAGCTTCCAGTAGTGGTTCATAGTGGGCAGTCAAGATGGATACCTCTTTTTCTCCAAATTCTGCCATCAATATATGAGAGAAAAAGTCACATACATGAAAGAAACCTACAGTCAAAGAACAACGGTTAGAAGTTGGTGCATATAGGGTACCTTGATTTATCTTTGTGGGCCACAGTTTAAAGCTTCCAATCACAGTAGCCTTCACCACATCTTGGCTGGCATCTCTGAAACAACCTTGCAGCCTCTTGACAAGATGTGTTAAGACCGTGCTTCTCACATCAGaaatgtttccctttcctcccaggCAGTTACCATGAAAGTGTGTGGCTGAATCTACCTGACGTTCCTTTGGTCCTGGtctggggaggaaaagaaaaatcccccAGATaaacaattaaatgaaaaagcacCTGACAAACAATGTCCCAAATCAAATTGTCTAGTTTGACAGACCCTCAGACCATTCCCCAATTCCTCACCTTGTTTTATACATTCTGAGCATTTCCAGTGTTGACTCTAATGAGGCAAATACATCAGCAATGGAAGAGTTTCTGTTCTGATTGACATGGGAAAGAATGCTAAGGACATTAATGACATCCACCAAGAAATGGACGAATTTAACAATGTCTGCTTGGAGAAGGAACTCCAGGAGTTCGTTGGCTTTCTGGTGACTAGTGTCATTTCTGCCCTCAACTGCCTGTAACATAGATCGGGAAGAGAATAGCCGTTtatctttctcaagattattctttcaaatttctcaataaaaatattctctgtcAGTCTGGCAAACTAAAATAGTGTGGTATTTCAAAATGACTTACTGAATGTAGTTGCTGGACTATCGCAGGATATCCcctgagaaagttctggagggCTGCCTGTAATCCCTGAAGCCACCTCCTGCCCCCTACTCGAGAAGGCAGCACAGGGCGAAGGTGAAGGCCTTTGAAAGTAGTTATCAGAGAACTCTTGTGGACAGGAGAACTGTGGTAGAAGTAGTAGATGCTGTGAAGAAGGCCTCTGACATCATTGTACAGGGGAACGCTCTGGAAGACCGCCCTGTAAGACAGTTCAAGATGATGTGCAAAGCAGTACACAGTCAGTGCTCGTGGCTGGATTTCTCTGAAGAGCATGGCCACCCCGTTGTTTTCTCCCTCTGAGCCAGGGGCACCATCACTTCCAAAACCAACCAGTTTCTTCGCCCAGTCTTGGTTCGATAGCTTAAGTTGAAGATTTCGCTCTAGAGTTTTCTCGATGGCATTTCTTATTTCCAAAGGATCCTTCTTTTCTACTGTCTGTACCCCAACAATTTGGCAATGCACTTTTCCTGCACATGCAAACTGCACGTAGACAAGTTCAGCTTCCTCGGCTGAGCTGTCTGTGATTCCGTCACTGAGGACAGAGAAAAATTTACTTTGTTCTAGTTTCTCTCTTAGATTTCTCCGTTCCACTTCAGCGATAAAATACGTGAACGTTCTCGCTGATTTGTTAGTTCTGAATACTGGGCCGATATCGACACCCTTCATATCATCCAACTTGCACATCCAGATAAAGTCTTTGAGGGGGCGTCCCATCTTGGCGATAGCATGGCATGATCTGAATAAGTTCTCTATTCTCCCGAGGGTGACTTTGCTCATGGTCGTCACCATGAACTCTGTGGTGGCTCGGTTCACTGGAGAACCACTTGTTGCTTCCATTAGTGAAGCCTTGGCATGGGCCTCACTGAGATGATGTGCATTGAGAAATTCAGTCCTAAAGTTGTCAGTGCCATAAAAAAAACTCACTTGATTTCCCCTTGACTTTACTCCATGCTTACGACACAGGCCACAGAACATAAGATTTAGTATCTCATCATATATAAGCCAAGGGTATTTTTTAAGCCA
It contains:
- the LOC123577953 gene encoding uncharacterized protein LOC123577953, whose protein sequence is MLQAVEGRNDTSHQKANELLEFLLQADIVKFVHFLVDVINVLSILSHVNQNRNSSIADVFASLESTLEMLRMYKTRPGPKERQVDSATHFHGNCLGGKGNISDVRSTVLTHLVKRLQGCFRDASQDVVKATVIGSFKLWPTKINQEFGEKEVSILTAHYEPLLEAANVEIDQVDTEWSMLKLEIYARFQNICKLTWDFVNSVYLHKYPNILTLVDLVLTLPASSAEAERGFSQMKRAKSQMRATIKAESMTDLLIIQLNSPDINHFDPRKAIHLWNTRTPSSTGDTRPNSSCSSNSESHYESD